The Portunus trituberculatus isolate SZX2019 chromosome 49, ASM1759143v1, whole genome shotgun sequence genome contains a region encoding:
- the LOC123499115 gene encoding oplophorus-luciferin 2-monooxygenase non-catalytic subunit-like translates to MLRCALFLTLLAACAANDWPCPQPATILPCVCTADAQYELTMDCSDVQNSKTLAQVFQTHFSFNSFKQLIINPTNPSISLQDLPAGVFGPVSFKKIDITNTRIHTVEEQALVNSHTTLEYLNIQDNKINNFSFETLKLFTALVNFNIANNKLSGTCPDIESGSLLFLNLSDNSGFTLRAETFLKAPYLEKIFLNNMRLGASVPADVFKSLKFLEELQMNHNDIPGELIENFIDPELRPLMSLTLNNNKITQLHHLAITGKSHYTTTAMHACPANNRHHYLRKPFPHSNVTKFSKL, encoded by the coding sequence ATGTTGAGGTGTGCACTGTTCCTCACGCTCCTGGCAGCCTGTGCCGCAAATGACTGGCCTTGTCCCCAACCCGCCACTATTTTACCCTGCGTATGTACCGCTGACGCGCAGTATGAGCTGACAATGGACTGTTCGGATGTACAAAACAGTAAAACCCTGGCACAAGTGTTCCAAACGCACTTTAGTTTTAATAGCTTCAAACAACTGATTATAAACCCCACCAATCCCTCAATATCACTGCAAGATCTCCCCGCGGGAGTCTTTGGCCCCGTGAGTTTCAAAAAAATTGACATCACGAACACAAGGATCCACACAGTGGAGGAACAAGCGCTGGTCAACTCCCACACCACGCTGGAATATCTGAACATCCAGGACAACAAGATCAACAACTTTTCTTTCGAAACGCTGAAATTGTTTACTGCCTTGGTGAACTTTAACATTGCCAACAACAAACTCTCAGGAACTTGTCCGGATATCGAGTCGGGCTCTCTGTTATTCCTCAACTTATCCGATAACAGTGGCTTCACCCTCAGGGCAGAAACCTTTCTCAAAGCCCCCTATCTTGAGAAGATCTTTCTCAACAACATGAGGCTGGGCGCATCCGTACCAGCTGACGTGTTCAAGTCGCTCAAGTTTCTGGAAGAGCTCCAAATGAACCACAACGATATCCCGGGCGAGCTTATAGAAAACTTCATCGACCCTGAGCTGAGGCCGCTGATGTCTCTCAcgctcaacaacaacaagatcacaCAGCTTCACCATCTGGCGATAACCGGTAAGTCACACTATACAACAACAGCCATGCACGCCTGCCCAGCCAACAACAGGCACCATTACCTTCGCAAGCCCTTCCCACACTCAAACGTGACCAAATTTTCAAAACTCTAG